Proteins encoded together in one Triticum dicoccoides isolate Atlit2015 ecotype Zavitan chromosome 7B, WEW_v2.0, whole genome shotgun sequence window:
- the LOC119335570 gene encoding nucleolar GTP-binding protein 1-like: MVQYNFKKITVVPPGKDFIDIILSRTQRQTPTVVHKGYAINRIRQFYMRKVRYTQQNFYEKLSTIIDEFPRLDDIHPFYGDLLHVLYNKDHYKLALGQINTARNIIAKISKDYLRLLKYGDTLYRCKCLKVAALGRMCTVLKRISPSLAYLEQIRQHMARLPSIDPNTRTILICGYPNVGKSSFMNKVTRADVDVQPYAFTTKSLFVGHADYKYLRYQVIDTPGILDRPFEDRNIIEMCSITALAHLRAAVLFFLDISGSCGYTIAQQAALFHSIKSLFMNKPLVIVCNKTDLQPLDGLSEEDMKLVMEMKSEAMKTIPQGGDPSEEGVLLTMSALTDEGVMAVKNAACERLLEQRVEIKMKSKKINDCLNRFHVAMPKPRDNRDRPTCIPQAVLEAQAIAAAKEKKKLERDLENENGGAGVYSASLKKHYLLADDEWKEDILPEILDGHNVADFLDPDILERCEELEREEGLRLEEEAAQDAFMIDGHDELTEEQREILGKIRKKKAMLIQEHRMKKSTAESRPIVPRKHDKDRKFTTKRLGRQLTSMGVDPTAAVNRLRSQSRGRKRERSLSRADGDDAMEVDGQHSDKKLRMRSRSRSKSRPIEEVVPGDGIRDVAQKKKAIKKSRDSVKNRNKEARRGEADRVIPTLKPKHLFSGKRGVGKTQRR, from the coding sequence ATGGTGCAGTATAATTTCAAGAAAATCACCGTTGTCCCTCCTGGGAAGGACTTCATCGACATAATCTTGTCCCGCACTCAGAGGCAAACACCAACTGTTGTCCACAAGGGCTATGCTATCAACCGCATTCGCCAGTTCTATATGCGCAAGGTTCGCTATACCCAGCAGAACTTCTATGAAAAGCTGTCCACCATCATTGATGAGTTCCCCAGACTGGATGACATCCACCCTTTCTATGGCGATCTCCTTCATGTGCTCTACAACAAGGATCACTACAAACTTGCCTTGGGTCAGATCAATACGGCTAGGAATATCATTGCAAAGATCTCCAAGGACTATCTGAGGCTGCTCAAGTATGGAGACACCCTGTACCGGTGCAAGTGCCTGAAGGTAGCTGCACTAGGTCGCATGTGTACTGTTCTAAAGCGTATCAGTCCTAGTTTGGCATACCTGGAGCAGATCAGGCAGCACATGGCCAGGCTTCCATCAATTGACCCGAACACCCGTACTATCTTGATTTGTGGCTATCCAAATGTTGGGAAGAGCTCTTTCATGAACAAGGTTACAAGGGCTGATGTGGACGTACAGCCTTATGCTTTCACAACAAAATCCCTTTTTGTTGGCCATGCAGATTACAAGTATCTGCGGTACCAAGTGATTGACACTCCAGGGATCCTTGATCGTCCTTTTGAGGACAGGAACATCATAGAAATGTGCAGTATCACCGCTCTTGCCCACTTGAGGGCTGCTGTGCTGTTCTTCTTGGACATCTCTGGTTCTTGTGGGTACACTATTGCTCAGCAAGCTGCACTCTTCCACAGTATAAAATCCTTGTTCATGAATAAGCCTTTGGTCATTGTGTGCAACAAGACTGATTTGCAGCCGCTTGATGGGCTTTCTGAAGAGGACATGAAGCTGGtaatggagatgaagtcagaggctATGAAGACTATACCTCAAGGTGGAGATCCTAGTGAAGAGGGTGTTTTGTTGACTATGAGTGCTTTAACAGATGAGGGTGTGATGGCTGTTAAAAATGCTGCATGTGAGAGGCTTCTTGAGCAGAGGGTGGAGATCAAGATGAAGTCAAAGAAGATCAATGACTGCTTAAATAGGTTTCATGTTGCTATGCCCAAGCCTCGTGACAACAGAGATAGGCCTACTTGCATTCCTCAGGCTGTTCTTGAAGCTCAAGCGATTGCTGCTGCAAAGGAAAAGAAGAAACTTGAGAGGGACCTTGAGAATGAGAATGGAGGTGCTGGTGTCTATTCCGCCAGTCTCAAAAAGCATTACTTGTTGGCTGATGATGAGTGGAAGGAAGATATTCTCCCTGAGATATTGGATGggcataatgttgctgatttcctGGATCCGGATATCTTGGAAAGGTGTGAGGAGCTGGAAAGGGAGGAGGGTCTTCgtcttgaagaagaagctgctcaaGATGCTTTCATGATTGATGGCCATGATGAATTAACTGAAGAACAGCGTGAGATATTGGGTAAGATTAGGAAGAAGAAGGCTATGCTCATCCAAGAGCATAGGATGAAGAAGAGCACTGCAGAGAGCCGTCCTATTGTTCCAAGGAAGCATGACAAGGATAGGAAGTTCACAACCAAGAGACTGGGCAGGCAACTCACATCCATGGGTGTTGATCCTACTGCTGCTGTGAACCGACTTCGCAGCCAGTCAAGAGGCCGTAAGCGTGAGAGGTCACTGAGCAGAGCTGATGGTGATGATGCTATGGAAGTTGATGGCCAGCACTCTGACAAGAAGCTGCGTATGAGGTCGAGGTCTAGGTCCAAATCACGACCAATTGAAGAGGTTGTACCAGGTGACGGGATCCGGGATGTTGCTCAAAAGAAGAAGGCCATCAAGAAATCGAGGGACTCTGTCAAGAACAGGAACAAGGAGGCTCGCCGTGGAGAGGCGGATCGCGTCATCCCCACCTTGAAACCGAAGCATCTCTTCTCTGGAAAACGAGGAGTTGGAAAGACCCAGAGGCGATAA
- the LOC119340390 gene encoding 2Fe-2S ferredoxin-like isoform X2, whose translation MLSRISQLGARLLRETRAGNLSSNSSNYYRGQVSRHSTPAKSILFSTATSSHHDEGGEDKEKISVTFVNKDGTEKTISVPVGMSMLEAAHENDIELEGACEGSLACSTCHVIVMDVKYYNKLEDPTDEENDMLDLAFGLTETSRLGCQVIAQPELDGVRLALPAATRNFAVDGFVPKPH comes from the exons ATGCTCTCAAGGATCTCTCAGCTCGGGGCGCGGCTCCTGCGCGAGACCAGAGCTG GAAACTTGTCAAGCAATAGCAGCAATTACTACCGAGGTCAAGTCAGCCGGCATTCAACCCCAGCG AAGAGCATCCTCTTCTCCACCGCAACaagtagtcatcatgatgaaggcGGTGAGGACAAGGAGAA AATCTCTGTAACATTTGTCAACAAGGATGGTACTGAGAAGACAATAAGTGTTCCTGTCGGAATGTCCATGTTAGAAGCTGCTCACGAAAATGACATAGAACTTGAAG GAGCATGTGAAGGGTCGCTCGCGTGTTCCACTTGTCATGTCATAGTTATG GATGTAAAGTACTATAACAAGCTAGAGGATCCAACAGATGAAGAAAATGATATGCTTGACCTTGCATTTGGGCTCACAGAAAC GTCTCGTCTTGGCTGCCAAGTAATAGCGCAACCCGAACTTGACGGTGTCCGATTGGCGTTACCCGCAGCTACACGGAACTTTGCGGTAGATGGCTTTGTGCCAAAACCACACTAG
- the LOC119340390 gene encoding 2Fe-2S ferredoxin-like isoform X1 has protein sequence MLSRISQLGARLLRETRAAGNLSSNSSNYYRGQVSRHSTPAKSILFSTATSSHHDEGGEDKEKISVTFVNKDGTEKTISVPVGMSMLEAAHENDIELEGACEGSLACSTCHVIVMDVKYYNKLEDPTDEENDMLDLAFGLTETSRLGCQVIAQPELDGVRLALPAATRNFAVDGFVPKPH, from the exons ATGCTCTCAAGGATCTCTCAGCTCGGGGCGCGGCTCCTGCGCGAGACCAGAGCTG CAGGAAACTTGTCAAGCAATAGCAGCAATTACTACCGAGGTCAAGTCAGCCGGCATTCAACCCCAGCG AAGAGCATCCTCTTCTCCACCGCAACaagtagtcatcatgatgaaggcGGTGAGGACAAGGAGAA AATCTCTGTAACATTTGTCAACAAGGATGGTACTGAGAAGACAATAAGTGTTCCTGTCGGAATGTCCATGTTAGAAGCTGCTCACGAAAATGACATAGAACTTGAAG GAGCATGTGAAGGGTCGCTCGCGTGTTCCACTTGTCATGTCATAGTTATG GATGTAAAGTACTATAACAAGCTAGAGGATCCAACAGATGAAGAAAATGATATGCTTGACCTTGCATTTGGGCTCACAGAAAC GTCTCGTCTTGGCTGCCAAGTAATAGCGCAACCCGAACTTGACGGTGTCCGATTGGCGTTACCCGCAGCTACACGGAACTTTGCGGTAGATGGCTTTGTGCCAAAACCACACTAG